A window of Panicum virgatum strain AP13 chromosome 8K, P.virgatum_v5, whole genome shotgun sequence contains these coding sequences:
- the LOC120644057 gene encoding disease resistance protein PIK6-NP-like, with protein METRQDFARLQDLFGWTHSYFRSCPDFLKPCIFYLSIFPKSEIIRRRRLVMRWVAEGYSKFQESDSAEENAEELFAKIVELSMIQPPERTLSTNRRMVWCQVSAFFHEYIISRPKEENVTFALEVFALNGCCRQTSGRTGRHLIIEKSWERDRIVFESIDLSRLRSLTVFGDWKSFFISESMKVLRVLDLENTTGVTDKDLREMLKVLPRLKFLSLRGCSKISNLPSSVDNLRQLQILDVRYTSIVTMPASITKLEKLQYIRAGTITTPVDRKGLQLVGVKVGSGVKKLTLLHTLGIVNVGAARGKAILKELRNLTQLRKLGVSGVSKKNSKEFCSAITGHSHLESLSVSLHKDNQDCLDGMSVGTTNETFRPPKKLQSLKLYGPVKQLPIWIKQLSNLRKLNLEMDVLSEDDIGVLGVLQELCILRLLLNPVHDGEVKFCVMKAGVEERCYRKIKVLEIASRSMLNLTIGAEAMENLELLKVGCCNTGPLPKFGALKHLK; from the coding sequence ATGGAGACTAGGCAAGATTTTGCTCGTTTACAAGATCTGTTTGGTTGGACACATTCCTACTTTCGTTCTTGCCCAGATTTCCTGAAGCCTTGCATTTTTTACCTATCTATTTTCCCTAAGTCCGAGATCATTCGGCGCCGGCGGTTGGTGATGAGGTGGGTTGCAGAGGGTTACTCTAAGTTTCAGGAGAGTGATAGCGCGGAGGAGAATGCAGAGGAACTCTTCGCGAAGATCGTGGAGCTGAGCATGATCCAGCCACCAGAACGGACATTGAGCACAAACAGGAGAATGGTTTGGTGCCAAGTCAGTGCTTTTTTCCACGAGTATATCAtctcaagaccaaaagaagagAACGTTACATTTGCGCTGGAGGTCTTTGCACTGAATGGATGTTGCCGCCAAACCTCCGGGCGCACAGGACGACACCTTATCATAGAGAAAAGCTGGGAGCGAGATAGGATTGTGTTCGAGAGCATCGACTTGTCTCGGCTACGTTCCCTCACTGTGTTTGGTGACTGGAAATCGTTCTTCATTTCTGAAAGTATGAAAGTGCTTCGGGTGCTTGATCTAGAGAATACAACAGGCGTTACAGATAAAGACCTCCGAGAGATGCTCAAGGTGCTGCCACGCCTCAAGTTCCTTTCACTCAGAGGATGCAGTAAGATCAGCAATTTGCCGAGTTCAGTGGATAACCTAAGGCAGCTCCAAATTCTTGATGTCAGATACACCTCCATAGTCACCATGCCAGCATCCATTACCAAGTTAGAGAAGCTACAGTACATCCGTGCAGGCACTATCACTACACCTGTGGATCGCAAAGGTCTTCAGCTAGTTGGCGTCAAGGTGGGATCAGGTGTTAAAAAACTGACTCTATTGCATACACTTGGAATTGTAAATGTCGGTGCTGCTAGGGGGAAAGCCATCCTAAAAGAACTCAGGAATCTCACTCAATTGCGCAAGCTTGGTGTGTCCGGGGTCAGCAAGAAAAACAGCAAGGAGTTCTGTTCTGCCATCACAGGTCACTCCCATCTAGAATCCTTGTCAGTGTCCCTTCACAAGGATAACCAAGATTGTTTGGATGGCATGTCCGTTGGGACCACCAATGAAACTTTTAGGCCTCCAAAGAAACTTCAGAGCCTTAAGCTATATGGGCCTGTAAAACAATTGCCTATTTGGATCAAGCAGCTTTCTAATCTGAGAAAGCTAAATCTGGAGATGGATGTATTATCAGAAGATGACATTGGAGTCCTTGGGGTTCTACAAGAACTATGTATTCTACGGCTTCTTTTGAACCCAGTTCATGATGGTGAGGTCAAATTCTGTGTCATGAAGGCTGGGGTAGAGGAGCGCTGTTATAGGAAGATTAAAGTCCTCGAGATTGCTAGCAGATCCATGTTAAACTTAACTATTGGAGCAGAAGCAATGGAAAATCTCGAGCTGCTCAAGGTTGGCTGTTGTAATACTGG